One genomic region from Amaranthus tricolor cultivar Red isolate AtriRed21 chromosome 12, ASM2621246v1, whole genome shotgun sequence encodes:
- the LOC130797292 gene encoding transcription factor UNE12-like yields MANNQPHHHHHEGLGDEFFEQILSVPGYNTGGNDGSGFVGSGSGGDGSSILLGLGPGDGSGHGGVNVGLGIGGFRGGMGLGLPLGLNLDHGSSSTHGGGNVSSSSRINESDSMHLTNLFPAFGHHLQPQPLRPAPPIQIHQTFQGQATAGPTPAVSHPPAIRPRVRARRGQATDPHSIAERLRRERIAERMKALQELVPSCNKTDRAAMLDEIVDYVKFLRLQVKVLSMSRLGGAGAVAQLVADVPPSSVEGEGVEGAQAAWEKWSNDGTEQQVAKLMEQDVGAAMQFLQSKALCIMPISLASAIFRSQPPPTDPPSMIKPETNPPL; encoded by the exons ATGGCAAATAATCAaccacatcatcatcatcatgaagGATTAGGAGATGAGTTTTTTGAGCAAATTTTATCAGTTCCGGGTTATAATACTGGTGGAAATGATGGAAGTGGGTTTGTAGGAAGTGGGTCGGGTGGTGATGGGTCATCAATTTTATTGGGTTTAGGCCCGGGTGATGGGTCGGGTCATGGAGGTGTTAATGTTGGGCTTGGTATTGGGGGTTTCAGAGGTGGAATGGGCTTGGGTTTACCTTTAGGTTTGAATTTGGATCATGGTAGTTCTTCAACCCATGGTGGCGGTAATGTTTCTTCATCTTCTAGAATTAAT GAGAGTGACTCAATGCATTTAACAAACTTGTTTCCAGCTTTTGGCCATCACCTGCAACCTCAGCCACTCCGTCCTGCACCTCCTATTCAAATTCATCAG ACTTTCCAGGGTCAAGCAACAGCAGGACCAACACCAGCAGTGTCACACCCACCAGCAATCAGACCAAGGGTGCGAGCAAGGCGTGGTCAGGCCACTGATCCCCACAGCATTGCTGAACGT TTGCGCAGGGAAAGAATAGCCGAAAGAATGAAGGCGTTGCAAGAACTGGTTCCGAGCTGCAACAAG acggacAGGGCGGCTATGCTTGATGAAATCGTTGATTACGTAAAATTTCTGAGGCTGCAAGTCAAG GTGTTAAGCATGAGCAGATTGGGTGGAGCTGGTGCTGTAGCACAATTAGTAGCTGATGTGCCCCCATCATCAGTTGAG GGGGAAGGCGTTGAAGGGGCGCAAGCAGCATGGGAGAAATGGTCGAACGATGGCACAGAGCAACAAGTAGCTAAGTTGATGGAGCAAGACGTAGGGGCTGCGATGCAATTCCTTCAATCGAAAGCACTATGCATTATGCCGATATCACTTGCTTCTGCTATCTTTAGGTCTCAACCACCGCCAACAGATCCTCCGTCAATGATTAAGCCCGAGACTAACCCTCCTCTTTGA